CGGCCGCGCCGCCCTTCATCCCGAAGTTCGGCCCAAGGCTGGCCTCGCGGATGCAGATCATCGCCTTCTTGCCGATGTGGTTCAGACCGTCGCCCAGACCCACGGTGGTGGTGGTCTTACCCTCACCCGCCGGCGTCGGGTTGATCGCGGTCACGAGGATCAGCTTGCCGTTGTCATTGCCCTGCACAGAGTCGATGAACTCTTGGCTGACCTTGGCCTTGTCGTGGCCGTAGGGCAGCAGGTGATCGGTGGGAATGCCCAGCTTGTCCCCGATCTCCTGGATCGGTTTCTTCTGCGCGTCACGCGCAATCTCGATGTCCGATTTGTGCGACATGGTCCCTCCCCGACCTACCGTGAAATCATGTCTGGGGATAACCCAGCCCCGGCTTGAGTATCCCTCCAAAAACGACCTGTCGATGCAGGCTTTCGGCGCAGTCCGCATCTCTCGCGCAGCCTTGACCCAGCGGTGAAAACCACCCTAAGGCTGCCACGGGCGCTGGTCCGGGACGTGCAGGGTCAGCCGGTCGCCCACCGCGATCCGGCCCTCGCGCGCGACCGAGGCGGTGACGCCGCGCAACCCTGCGGCGGCTGGCTTGAAGCGCTTCGCCTTGTCGCTCGCAACCTTGGCCAGACTGCGCGCCGGGAACTGGCAGGGGCGATTCTGCATGTCGACCCAGAGCGTTGCCCCGGACGGTGCCTGAAGCCGGGAGGACGGCGGCAGGTGGCTGAAGTCGGGCAGGCCGCGCAGCACCACCGAGGCGCCCATCCGCGCCGGGTCGATATGATCCATCCCCAGCCTCGCCGCGATCTGCGCCAACTCCTCTTCGGATACGAGACTAAGCTGGCGCTCGTTGCGAATCAGCGCGCCCCGGGGATACTGCGCCTTGACCCGGCTGCAGGCCTCCCGCAGGGCGCCGCCGTGGACCGATCCGGAGATGCCCTCGAAGGTCAGGTCCAGCGCCGCGCGCGGCTCTGCCAGCAATTCCTTGCGGTCCATCGTCGTCACCACGCCCAGCCATGTAACTTCGGCGGTCCAGTCCGTGGGTTTGAGTGCCGGTGCCATGTTTGATCCCTTTCCGCATTACGCGCGCATCCTTGGCGCAGGGGGCGGAAAGGTCCAGAGCCCGGGGCATCGTGACGGCCCGGCCCTGCGCTCCCCCGGAAACGAAAAGACCCGGCGGCCACGCGGGCGCCGGGTC
This region of Ponticoccus alexandrii genomic DNA includes:
- a CDS encoding MOSC domain-containing protein, with protein sequence MAPALKPTDWTAEVTWLGVVTTMDRKELLAEPRAALDLTFEGISGSVHGGALREACSRVKAQYPRGALIRNERQLSLVSEEELAQIAARLGMDHIDPARMGASVVLRGLPDFSHLPPSSRLQAPSGATLWVDMQNRPCQFPARSLAKVASDKAKRFKPAAAGLRGVTASVAREGRIAVGDRLTLHVPDQRPWQP